DNA from Actinoplanes sp. SE50/110:
CGACGCGGGGTCGCGGCGTTCGGCGGACGATGTCGTTCCCCCGGGCGTACGTGGGCGAGCGTTCGGCGCGGGAGCGACCCTCCAGCCGCTGGCCGTAGTAGGTGCCGGCGAGCACCAGTGCGATGCCGAGCAGGGCGGCCGGCGTGAGACGGTCGCCGGCCAGGGCGACGCCGAACAGCACCGCCCAGACCGGCTCGGTGCCGAGCAGCAGACTGGCGCGGGAGGCGGAGGTGCGCCGGATCGCCCACAGCTGCACGACGAAAGCGAAGACGCTGCAGCCCAGCGCCAGGTAGGTGACCGCCGCCCACTGCGCCGGGCCGTAGGCGGCGACCGCCGCGGGCAGGGCCCGGGCGGCCACGGTCGAGCACACGACCGCCCCGGTCAGGGTCTGCAGGGCGGCCAGCGTCGCGGTGTCGTGCGACCGGCCCCGGGTCAGGTGGGCCGACAGGGTCACGTGCGCGGCGCGGACCACGGCGGCGGCCAGCATCAGGGCGTCGCCTGCTGACGGCGTACGCAGGCCTGGTCCGGCGACCAGGAAGACCACGCCGAGCGTGGCAGCGGCCGCGCCCCCGAAGAATGCCGGCGGCAGCCATCGCCGCCGGGTGAAGCCCTCCAGGATCGGGGTCATCAGGATGGTCAGGCTGATCAACACGCCGGCGTTGGTGGCGCTGGTCATCGACAACCCGAAGGTTTCCAGGATCAGCACCGACGTCTGGGTGACGCCGAGCCCGACGCCGACCAGGAGCTCCCGGCGGTCGAAACGGCCGCGGGACCGGCGCACCGCCAGGGCCGGCAGCAGCGCCACCGCCGAGATCAGGAAGCGCAGCGCCAGCAGCACCAGCACGCCGCCCGCCGCGACCAGGGTCTTCGCCGTCAGGTAGCTGCTGCCCCAGACCACGGCGACGGCCAGCAGGAGAAGATCGCCCACGCGAGAAGTCGACACACGGTGAGCGTCGGCGGCGGCGATCCGGTAGACAAGAGGGCAACCTCTGAATCGACGATGTAGTGGAGCCTTGTGGATCCGCACCACCTGCGACTGTTGCGTGAGCTCAGGGACCGGGGCAGTGTCGCCGCCGTGGCCCGTGCGCTGCACATCACGCCGTCCGCGGTGTCCCAGCAGCTGAACACGCTGCAGCGCTCGGCGCGGGTGCCGCTGACCGAGCGGGCCGGGCGGCGGCTGGTGCTCACCGCGGCCGGGCGGGCCCTGGCCGCGGCCGCGGTCGACGTGCTGACCGCGCTGGACCGGGCCGACCGGGCGGTCGGCGCCCACCTCGACGACCCGCTGTCCCCGGTCACCGTCGCGGCCTTCCACAGCGCCGCGCTGACCTGGTTCCCGGAGCTGATCCGGCGGGCCCCGCAGGTCCGCTGCGCCGACGAGGACGTGGCCCGCGCCGACTTCCCCGGTCTGGCCGGCGACTACGACCTGGTGATCGCGCACCGGGTGGCGCACAGCCCGCCGTGGCCGGCCGACCGGGTGACCGTGCTGCCGCTGATCTACGAGCCGATCCATGTGGCGATGCCGGTCGGCTCCCCACTGGCCGACAGGCAGCGGCTGACCGCGGCCGACGTCGCCGGCCAGCCGTGGATCAGCGTGCACGAGGGGTTCCCGGTCGGCGGGGTGCTCACCGCGATCGCCGCGGCGGCCGGGCGACCCCTCGACATCGTGCACCGGGTCAACGAGTTCACCGTCACGGCGGCGATGGTCGCGGCCGGTGCCGGGCTGGCGATCATGCCGGCGCTCACCACCGTGCCGGATCCGCGGGTGGTGCTGCGGCCGCTCGCCGACCTGCCCGCCGGGCGGCACATCGACGTGCTGACCCGCCCGGAGACGCTGCACCGGGCATCGGTCCGGGCCGTGCTCGGCGCGCTGCGCGAGATCAGCCGTTCCGGTGGTGCTTCTTGACGTACGTGTAACCGGGCCCCATCGCGTCCTCGTCGATCAGTTCGTTCTCCACCGCCCACTGGTAGGCGGCCATCTGCCTCTCGGACGGCTGCGCCCCGGGCGGAAGTTTCCGGATGAACCCCTTCACCCAGTGCTCGCGCCGGTCGTGGTGCTCGTCGTCCTCGTCGTCGTCCTCGTGCGGATGCGGCGCGGGCTCCACCAGCGGGGCGTAGAACAGCAGGTCCACCGGGTCCTGTCCGTCGACCGCGGGGTAGCAGGCCAGCCCGTCCGCGTCGGTGCTGCCGGTCACCCGGGTCACGTAACCCTCCCGGATCAGCTGGTCCACCGCGTTTTTCAGCAGGAACGTGCCCTTCTGCCCGCGGCCCAGCCCGGCCTGCCCGGCCAGCGAGTCCTCCGGGAACACCGCGCTGCCGTCCTCGAACACCCGGCCCAGCCCGCGGATCACCTTGAGCACCTGCCCGCGGTTCGACGGCCGGGGATCGAAATCCCGGGTCACCACCAGCGGGTCGTATTCGTGGTAGTAGTTGACGCCGTCGATCCGCATCGGGTCGTCGAGCACCCGGGTCCGCACCACCACCGCGTCCCGCCCGGCCTGCCAGGTGACGGTCACGACCGTCCCGGTCTGGACGTCGGCCGGCCATCCGATGCCGCTGAACCGCCAGGTGGGCTCGCGCTCCACGGCGGTCTCGAACACCTCACGGACCGCGGTGATCCCCTTGACCCGGTGCTCCAGCACCACCATCACCGGATCCCGGCCGATCAGCGCCTCGGCGATCTCCTCCGCGACCGGGCAGACCAACCCCTCCAGGTCCGCTCGCCACAGCGTCACCCGTCGCGTCACGGTCCGCATGTCCCCTCCCAAAACCCCAGGCCAGAAGATGCTCGCACACCGCCGGGTCCGCTGTGGCCGCCGGTTGTCGACTTGGTGGGTTCCCGCGCAATGGGGCTCACCCATGTTCTGGCGGCGGAGGCGGGCTCGACCGGTCCTTCGCTCCTGACCTTCATGTCCGTTCTCGCCATGATCGGCGGCCTGGCGACGGTCGTCCCGGGCGTGACCGGTGCCGTTCCCTGCGCCACCTGACCCGCTCCCGTTGAGCGTGCCGGGCCCGCATGGCGGGGCTCCGCCCTTTACCGAGAAAGTCTCACGGACAGGTGCCGTTCCCACCCGCGCGGCGAGGTGAGACGGGAGCGGTAGGGCGCGGCGGTGCGGCCCTGCGGCGAGCGGAGCGGCGGTCAGGGGGCGTCGAGGATGCCGTAACGGGCGAGGATGGCGGCGCGGCGTTCCTGGTTGACGGTGCGGACCCGGCGGGCGATGAAGAAGACGTCGAGCAGTGTCCACACGCCCACGCCGCCGAGGGTGAACAGCATGACGATCGAGCGGGCGGTGTCTCCGAGGTAGAAGCGGTGACCGCCGAAGATGCCACAGACGCACCACAGCACGTACGCGATAAGCGGATTTTTCCGGACTGATGCATATTCCGCCTCGGCGCGGAGAAGCCGCAAGCGCTCCCACTCCGGAAGGGGCACCCCGGAGGTGGGCCGCGGGCCGGGTGGGTGGGTCTCCGGCAAGGATGAGCCCGGAGCGGGCCGCGCGCCGGGTGGGCGGATCTCCGGGAGGGATGAGCCGTGAGTCGGCCGCGGCGGTCGGCTGTCCGGAACCGGATGCGCGGCAGGCGGGAAACCGGTGCCCGGGGCTCTGCCCGGGGGAGGCTCCGTGGGTTCGGAGTGGG
Protein-coding regions in this window:
- a CDS encoding DMT family transporter, with the translated sequence MGDLLLLAVAVVWGSSYLTAKTLVAAGGVLVLLALRFLISAVALLPALAVRRSRGRFDRRELLVGVGLGVTQTSVLILETFGLSMTSATNAGVLISLTILMTPILEGFTRRRWLPPAFFGGAAAATLGVVFLVAGPGLRTPSAGDALMLAAAVVRAAHVTLSAHLTRGRSHDTATLAALQTLTGAVVCSTVAARALPAAVAAYGPAQWAAVTYLALGCSVFAFVVQLWAIRRTSASRASLLLGTEPVWAVLFGVALAGDRLTPAALLGIALVLAGTYYGQRLEGRSRAERSPTYARGNDIVRRTPRPRVGARSVRRSRGI
- a CDS encoding LysR family transcriptional regulator; this encodes MDPHHLRLLRELRDRGSVAAVARALHITPSAVSQQLNTLQRSARVPLTERAGRRLVLTAAGRALAAAAVDVLTALDRADRAVGAHLDDPLSPVTVAAFHSAALTWFPELIRRAPQVRCADEDVARADFPGLAGDYDLVIAHRVAHSPPWPADRVTVLPLIYEPIHVAMPVGSPLADRQRLTAADVAGQPWISVHEGFPVGGVLTAIAAAAGRPLDIVHRVNEFTVTAAMVAAGAGLAIMPALTTVPDPRVVLRPLADLPAGRHIDVLTRPETLHRASVRAVLGALREISRSGGAS
- a CDS encoding TM2 domain-containing protein; protein product: MLWCVCGIFGGHRFYLGDTARSIVMLFTLGGVGVWTLLDVFFIARRVRTVNQERRAAILARYGILDAP